Proteins found in one Eriocheir sinensis breed Jianghai 21 unplaced genomic scaffold, ASM2467909v1 Scaffold1885, whole genome shotgun sequence genomic segment:
- the LOC126990671 gene encoding uncharacterized protein LOC126990671, producing the protein MEATPPKQIAEELNNSFNNYRTSAEVKKRWFFISSRSRQKIQRFREERNRTGGGPPPPPLDPIDELIEDILGPDSKTIMGEPQVDDLMDVLRADIKDVRPAAGGTTTDPCTNCNIC; encoded by the exons ATGGAAGCCACTCCACCCA AACAAATAGCCGAGGAGTTGAATAACTCATTCAACAACTACAGGACCTCGGCTGAAGTGAAGAAACGCTGGTTCTTCATAAGTTCCCGGTCTCGGCAAAAAATCCAGCGATTCCGTGAGGAACGGAATAGGACAG GTGgtggtcctcctccccctccactggaTCCCATTGACGAACTAATTGAGGATATTCTGGGACCAGACAGCAAAACAATAATGGGTGAGCCTCAAGTCGATGATCTGATGGATGTCCTGCGTGCTGACAT AAAGGACGTGAGACCTGCTGCAGGAGGAACAACAACAGATCC ATGCACCAACTGTAATATATGTTGA